From Cardiocondyla obscurior isolate alpha-2009 linkage group LG09, Cobs3.1, whole genome shotgun sequence, one genomic window encodes:
- the LOC139105655 gene encoding UNC93-like protein MFSD11 produces MDRAFLNVMILSWGFMLVFTAFQTMGNIEKSVLNSIAEDNKNNTDLHADAFVSLAIIYAVFATCNWFAPSYISVTGPRVAIVTGACCYVLFIATFFWPHKILLYIMSGVVGIGAALIWTGHGQYLTENSDNETMSRNAGIFWAIFQTSQFAGNLFVFFIFTSPTIEDNQRTIVFSVLTGLAVIGTVVLLLLRKTPQKLSLGEAEGVSNADKELRLPEPRREKPLVAAWRAFMDAIRLFFTPNMLLLSLTFIYTGLELTFYSGVYSSSIGFMKVLGEDRKRLVGLSGIFIGVGEVAGGAIFGILASKISGRCGGSPVVITGLLVHLFAFASIFLNLPDSASFKDTDDTGVIKTSPILAMAGSLALGFGDACYNTQVYSLLGVLFANESAPAFALFKFCQSVAAAISFSYSTKAGLHVQLAVLLVAIFFGTAAFCYVEYKAKKSKDEIPQEIDPTLVDATSGED; encoded by the exons ATGGATCGAGCCTTCCTGAACGTGATGATCCTCAGCTGGGGATTCATGCTGGTCTTCACGGCGTTTCAAACGATGGGCAACATTGAG AAAAGTGTCCTGAACAGCATTGCGGAGGACAATAAGAATAACACGGATTTGCACGCCGATGCTTTTGTCAGCCTGGCGATAATATACGCCGTATTTGCGACCTGCAACTGGTTCGCGCCGTCATATATTTCGGTGACTGGGCCGCGGGTGGCGATCGTCACAGGTGCCTGCTGCTACGTACTGTTCATCGCAACTTTCTTCTGGCCGCACAAAATCTTATTGTACATCATGTCCGGAGTCGTCGGAATTGGCGCCGCTTTAATATGGACCGGTCACGGACAATACCTAACAGAAAATAGTGATAATGAGACCATGTCACGGAACGCCGGTATATTTTGGGCGATTTTTCAAACATCACAGTTCGCTGGGAATTTGTTcgtcttttttatatttacgtcGCCTACAATCGAAGATAATCAACGTACGATCGTATTTAGCGTGCTGACTGGTCTCGCGGTGATTGGCACCGTGGTTTTATTACTATTGAGAAAGACACCGCAGAAGCTGTCGCTGGGTGAAGCCGAGGGGGTGTCCAACGCCGACAAAGAGCTGCGCCTGCCGGAACCAAGGCGCGAGAAGCCGCTGGTAGCAGCGTGGAGAGCGTTTATGGATGCGATCAGGCTCTTTTTCACGCCGAACATGCTACTATTATCATTGACGTTCATCTATACAGGCCTCGAGCTTACTTTTTACTCCGGCGTGTACTCCAGCAGCATTGGCTTCATGAAGGTACTGGGTGAGGATCGCAAAAGGCTCGTAGGACTGTCTGGTATTTTTATTGGTGTCGGCGAAGTTGCAGGCGGTGCGATCTTTGGCATCCTCGCATCTAAAATATCTGGTAGATGCGGCGGGTCGCCGGTGGTAATCACTGGTCTCCTCGTGCATCTGTTTGCCTTCGCTAGCATCTTCCTGAATCTGCCGGACAGTGCCTCGTTTAAAGACACGGACGATACAGGCGTAATTAAAACCTCGCCGATCCTCGCGATGGCAGGTAGTCTGGCCCTCGGTTTCGGCGACGCCTGCTACAACACACAAGTCTATTCACTGCTGGGTGTTCTGTTCGCTAACGAGAGCGCGCCAGCCTTCGCTCTCTTTAAATTCTGCCAATCTGTCGCAGCAGCTATCAGCTTCTCGTATAGCACCAAAGCGGGACTGCACGTACAACTCGCAGTATTACTTGTAGCTATATTCTTCGGTACAGCGGCCTTCTGCTACGTCGAGTACAAAGCGAAAAAGTCGAAGGACGAGATTCCGCAGGAAATTGATCCAACATTGGTCGACGCTACAAGTGGTGAAGATTGA